One Aegilops tauschii subsp. strangulata cultivar AL8/78 chromosome 7, Aet v6.0, whole genome shotgun sequence genomic window carries:
- the LOC109773458 gene encoding uncharacterized protein: MFATAARWAAKKGKPKMAPIELTTAPEQAQSITRTIFDVVKEHGALTISDVWEHVKDVGLRGLTSKRQMKIMLRWMREKQKLRLICDHDGPHKQFLYTTWFTNPKNAPQRPRRELNRENPKP, encoded by the exons ATGTTTGCGACGGCGGCGCGGTGGGCGGCGAAGAAGGGGAAGCCCAAGATGGCGCCGATCGAGCTCACGACGGCGCCGGAGCAGGCGCAGTCCATCACCCGCACCATCTTCGATGTCGTCAAGGAGCACGGCGCCCTCACCATCTCCGATGTTTGGGAGCACGTCAAG GACGTAGGGCTGAGGGGTTTGACAAGCAAGAGGCAGATGAAGATCATGCTGCGGTGGATGAGGGAGAAGCAGAAGCTCAGGCTCATCTGCGACCATGACGGACCTCACAAACAATTCCTCTACACGACATGGTTCACCAACCCCAAGAATGCGCCGCAGAGGCCCAGGAGGGAGCTCAACAGGGAGAATCCCAAGCCATGA